The Vibrio toranzoniae sequence TAGGTTCAACATTCACTTGGTGCAGGTTTGGCATTGCACTATGCGCAGGCTCGGCTTCAAGCGCCGCTGCCACACTGTCAGCAATGTTCCAATCTTTCGTTTCTGGCGCATCCCCACGCATCACGTCACCAATTAAATGGTAACTCTGCCAGGTATTCATGCTTTCTTGATCAGATTCAAGATCTACTATGAGAGCTTTATCGATCGTTTCACCATCCATGAGTGCCGAAAGCTTTTCTTTATCAGCCATTATTTTCACCATAATTATTACAAGTTCTAGCGTTGCAAAAGAGGTTTAATTTTCTTTTCCACCGCTTCACGAGCTCGGAAAATACGCGAACGTACGGTTCCTACAGGGCAATCCATTACTTCTGCAATCTCTTCGTAGCTCAAACCTTCGAGCTCACGCAGCGTCATTGCAGTTTTTAAGTCTTCTGGTAGCGCTTCAATCGCACCAAAAACAACTTGTTTCAACTCTTTTGACAGCGTTAAGTTCTCAGGGTTCGATATTTCTTTTAACGCGCTGCCTGTTTCGTAATATTCTGCATCTTCTGCATCTACATCCGTTGCTGGCGGCCTGCGGCCCTGGGCAACGATATGATTTTTAGCGGTGTTCACGGCAATTCGATACAGCCATGTATAGAAGGCACTCTCGCCACGAAAGTTAGGTATCGCGCGGTAAGCTTTAATAAAAGCTTCTTGTGCTACATCAGGTACATCACCGGAATTATTCACGTATCGAGAGATAAGATTACAGACTTTATTTTGATACTTAACCACTAATAAGTTAAACGCCTGCTTATCTCCACTCTGAACTCGCTCAATCAACACTTGATCGGTTAGCTGCTCGTTCATTCGAGCGGGTACTCCTATTGTTATAACCCTTACCTTCACAGATATGGGTACTAATTATGCGAAATGTAGTATTGACACCACCGTCTACAAGAGCACTATTGTGACTAAGCCAAATACTGAAAGTTCCAACTTTCTTAAAATTATTTGCCATTATTGTTTCACAATGTGATGTAATGAAAATAGCTATCCCTATCAATTTGGGAAAACTTGAGCAAAAGCAATGGTATTGAGCAATTAAATATTTCTAGATAGCTGTCTATATCTTGATTTTGCATAGCGTTTTAGGATGACTCAGAAGATTATAACAGTCTTACTGCAACTCCTAAAACAAGACAAAGTCAATTGAGTGTAGACAATTCGACTATAGCCCGGGATTTAATAAGTTTTATGAACGCAAACCGTGAACATCAGTGTGATGTATTAGTGGTAGGAAGTGGTGCGGCAGGCTTGTCATTAGCTTTACGCGTAGCAGAACATGCAAAAGTAATTGTATTAAGCAAAGGACCACGCAGCGAAGGATCGACGTATTACGCACAAGGTGGTATCGCCGCGGTGTTCGATGAGTCGGACAGTATTGAGTCTCATGTAGAGGATACTCAAATTGCTGGGGCCGGGTTATGCGAAGAAGATACAGTTCAATTCATTGCTGAAAATGCTAAAGAGTGTGTGCAATGGCTGATTGATGGTGGTGTTCCATTTGATAAAGATGAGAATAGCACGGAAGGTCAGCCAAAATATCACCTCACTCGTGAGGGTGGACATAGCCACCGCAGAATTCTTCATGCAGCCGATGCCACCGGCATGGCGATGCAAACTTCGCTACAAGATAACGTCAACAACCACCCCAACATCGAGATCTTCGAGCGCCACAATGCGCTGGATTTGATCACTGAAGATAAAATTGGTGGTTCGAAAGACAAGGTTATCGGTGCCTACATTTGGAACCGTAACCAAGAACACGTCGAAACCGTGCGCGCTAAATTTGTTGTGCTAGCAACAGGCGGCGCTTCAAAGGTTTACCAATATACCTCCAACCCAGATGTCTCTTCAGGTGATGGTATTGCTATCGCTTGGCGTGCGGGTTGCCGAGTAGCCAACCTTGAGTTCAACCAGTTCCACCCAACGTGCTTATTCCACCCAGAAGCGCGCAACTTCCTACTAACGGAAGCACTGCGTGGTGAAGGAGCCTACCTTCGTCGTCCAGATGGCTCCCGCTTTATGAAAGATTTCGATGAGCGCGGTGAATTGGCTCCGCGTGATGTAGTTGCTCGTGCAATTGATTTTGAAATGAAGCGCTTAGGTGCTGATTGCATGTATGTCGATATCAGTCACAAACCTGAAGAGTTCATCACCACGCACTTCCCAATGATCCACACGCGCTTGATGGATTTGGGGATTGATATGACCAAAGAAGCTATTCCTATAGTACCAGCAGCCCACTACACCTGTGGTGGTGTCATGGTGAATAAGCAAGGTCAAACCGACCTAGCGAATCTGTATGCGATTGGTGAAGTGAGCTACACCGGCCTACACGGTGCGAACCGTATGGCTTCTAACTCACTGCTTGAATGTGTGGTTTACGCATGGGCGGCAGCCAAAGACATCGTGGAAAACATCGACCAGTCTCAGCTTTGTGCTGAACTACCAGCATGGGATGAAAGCCAAGTCACCAACAGTGATGAAGAGGTTATCATTCAGCACAACTGGCACGAACTACGCCTATTCATGTGGGATTACATGGGGATTGTTCGAACCGATAAACGACTAGAACGTGCACTACGCCGTATCCAGATGTTGCAACAAGAAACTCATGAGTACTACAGCTACTTTAGGGTTTCGAATAACCTGTTAGAACTGCGTAACTTGCTACAGGTTGCTGAGTTAATGGTTCGCTGTGCAATGCAACGTAAAGAGAGCCGCGGATTACACTACACGTTAGATTACCCTGAGCTTGCAAAAGACAGTGGCCCAACAATTCTTACACCAGAGAAAACCCAATCGTAAATATAAGTAACAGATAAAAAAGGAGCAAGTGCTCCTTTTTTATCTAGCGCTCTCGTTGTAAGTGTGCCAGTAAATGACGATACTCACGCTCACGACAGCTGTCTCGCCATAGTAAGACAGAGTGTCCACACTCGAATTGCAGTTTGACAAAGAACTGTGCCCAGACTTTGTCAACGGACTTTAATTTATAACCTTGGTCATTCAGCTTTATCTCACCATCGTCTTTATAATCAAAATGCCCATAAGCGGAATTCAATATCACATTATTTGTTCTAAACAAGTTGATTATTAAAGGTAAGCAATAGAGGCTAATAACGAGCGGAATGGAAGAAAGAACAATGAAAAACAAAAGGCACCCAAAAATAGTGCCTTTTGCGAATAATGCAGAATATGAAGGGTTAAGCTGAAGCTTAACGAACCTTGCTGAGGTTATGTGCGACAATTTTATCAACCATTGATGCGTGACCTAAGTTCTCACTGCGTCCATGCCCCATTACCCAAGTAAACAGATCTGGATCATCGCACTCTAGTAGAGAAACAAACTCTCGCTGTTCCTGCTCTTGCAATGAATCAAAACACTCTTCAAAAAATGGCATGATGACGACATCAAGTTCTAACATGCCCCGACGGCAACCCCATTTAATTCGTGCTTTCTGCTCTGCAGTGTACATTAGCTATCCTCACCTATAATTTTGCTTTCTCGGAGTGTAACAAGTCAGGCGCTCTGCAACTACTGTGTGAGTCACAGTCCCTATCTAAGCTCACAAAAAAACCTAGGCTGACAAAGAAACAGAACCGGATTAACATAGAGGAAAATAAAATTCTTAGGAAAGATAATATGGATTGGAAAAATACATTTCAGCCGCTTGCTCATACACAAAATGATTCGCTTCCAGAACTGATGATGACACACGTGTCAGACTGGAGTGCCATTACCATGGTAGGCGATGACAAAAAATCATACCTGCAAGGTCAAATAACATGTGATGTCGTCACTCTTCCTAGTGATAAATCCACGTTAGGCGCGCACTGCGATGCAAAAGGAAAGGTATGGAGCATCTTTCGCTTATTCCACCACAATGGTGGCTACGCACTCATGCAACCTAAATCTGCTATTGAGATCGAATTAGTTGAAATCAAGAAGTATGCTGTATTCTCTAAGGTCGATATCGAACAAACGTCTGACGTTGTTATCGGTGTGATGGGTACGTCTGCTAATCAATACATTGATTCTATTTCAGAAAGCCAAGGCAATGTGCGTGTTATCTCTGGCGGCACAGCCGTTTTAATATCAGACAACCGTTGGGCTCTGCTTGTTACTGAAGAAGCCGCTGAAGCCTTGGTATCAAGCAGCACTGCGGAGAAAGTATCAGAGGCGTTATGGCAGTATCATGAGATTCTTGATGCTCAGCCTAATCTATCGAAAGCAGAGCAAAACGAACACATCCCGCAAGCATTGAACCTACATGCTCTTGGCGGCATTAGCTTTTCAAAGGGTTGTTACACAGGTCAAGAAACCGTAGCACGCGCCAAGTATCGTGGCATGAACAAGCGTGAGATGCGTATTGTGTCAGGCACAACAGCGGACGTGTTGTCTCTAGAGAGTCCTATTGAACTAGAGCGTAGCGTTGGTGAGAACTGGCGTAGTGCTGGCCGACTCTTAAACGTCTATCAATTTTCTGATAACCAAGCGATTGGTTTGATGGTGTTACCAAACAACCTTGATGACGATGTTCAGCTTCGATTGACTGCGCAACCTGATCAAACGTGGAACATCCTACCATTGCCTTACAGCCTCGACGACGAGTAATCACGTGGAAACACCGATTACACAATGGCTGGATCAACAGCAGGTGAACTATCGCCTGCTGATACAAAGTAAACCAACCACCAGCATCGAAGAAACAGCACAAGAACGAGGTATCGACACCTCTCAAATGGTTAAATGCATCCTGCTGAAAGATATGGGGAACCAGTATGCGTTGGCTTGTACTGCTGGTAATCGCTCTGTCGACCCCAAGAAAGTACGCTCGATACTGAATTGCCGCCGAATGACCAGCGTATCACTCGATGATGTTGAGGCCATCACCGGCTTTAAAGTTGGATGTGTCGGCCCTCTAGTCCTAAAAAGACATATGCCGATCATTTTTGACCCTTCCATTCCGAACAACTCAACCGTGACCATTAGCTCAGGTGATCGAAGGGCTGGTGTAGCGATGGAACTCAATGATCTTATGGCCCTATGCGTACCGATCGTTGCAGACATCAGTCGATGATCCTCTCGATCGCGTCGTAGATCGCAAGCTTCATCCTATTATTTCATTGAGTACATTTTTAGTGTGAACTTCATCATAAGAAGGACACGCCACAATTAAATAGTTAATCAAAATAAAAGCATAAGTAGTCAAAAGATAAGATTTACGTTATTGTGAGTTTACTGACTAGCCTTTAGGTAATCAGTATAAGTGAATCCACTGAGTAATATCAGTATCCACTTTTGTGTAATGCATCTGTGACTATTCGCCCGTTTTAGACGGGCTTTTTTTGTCCAAAATTTACAATTTGATTACACAAACAAAAAAATCCCGCCTATTCTTATATTTGTAACATTGTCACTGCTTAATACCGGACAGGAAAGTTTATGGCAGTTCACCACTCAGCATTATTTTGGGGACGAGCTCACGTAAAAAAAGATATTTACTGAAGAAAGTGCTTCGAACAGCACAAATATCTAATTAACGTCAACTCTACTGCGTATTACTCCATGCTTATCACAATTATGATCTTGGAGTTTTTCTATAATATGCAGGCTAGGTAAATATAAGGATAATTAAGAATGAGACTGTTTAAGCGCTATACACCGAGTATGATTGCTAAACATGTAAGTCGACTTTTCAAAGGACGAATCTACATTTACGGCGTCGGGAAATTTGAATTTGATAACGGCAAGCTAGTCCTGCCAGATCGAGCAGAGAAGCGCCATTTTCAAACGGTGAAAGAAATAAATAGTGAAATCATGAAGCTGCGCTGTGCTTACGCCTAATCTGATTATCTAAAGAATCCAAAACAAAAAGGGTTGGCATGTGCCAACCCTTTTTTCGTACTCATGACGCTGAGAGTGACGCTAAGGCGTTAGTTCAGGTGACTAACCACCTGAACATTGAACGACTACCGATGAGTCACTGGGCGCTTGGCTAACTCAGGAAGATTTCCTGATAGACCAAGTGCCCGCTTCATTATTTCATCTTTAGCACCAGGTAGTTGGCCGGCCAGTTTCATACCAATGCCACGAATCAGCTTCTTCGCTGGATTGTCACCTTCAAACAGATCTTTAAAGCCCTGCATGGAAGCAATCATCTTCGCCGCTTCTGCTTTTCTCCAGCGCTCATAACTGCGTAGGTTACGCTTGGTACCAATGTCCTCGCCAGCGGCCCACAGCTTTAACAGCTCTTGCGCTAAACTTGCAGCATCTAATAGGCCAAGGTTCACGCCCTGCCCTGCTAGCGGGTGAATGGTATGGGCAGCATCACCAACCAAAGCCACACGATCTACCGCGAAGTCTCTCGCGTATCGCATGCGTAGTGGGAAAGCAAAGCGGTCACCGACGACTTCGCACAATCCAAGCTTCGAATCGAACTCTGCCGTTAGTTGTTTATTGAATTCAGCATCCGACATGGACACAAGATTCTCGGCACGATTAGGTTCGGTAGACCAAACAATCGAACTCATGTTGCCCGGCTGCATTGGTAAGAATGCCAGTGGGCCTTGGGGTGTAAATATTTGACGAGCAACACTATGGTGCGGCTCTGTTGTTTTAATGTTAGCGACAATCGCACTGTGACCGTAATCCCAATGCGTCAGCGGAATATCTTGCTGTTTACGAACCCAAGAGTTTGCACCATCCGCTCCCACCACTAACTTGGCCGTCAGCGCTTGGCCATTGTCTAGGGTTAACCAAGCTTCACTTTCACCGATCGCCATCGTTTTGCATGTCGCTGGCATGTAGAGGCTGACGTTTTCCTGCTTCTTAACCTGATCAAGCAACGCTAATTGAATCACTCGATTTTCAACAATATGGCCTAGGTTAGGCTGCGCCAAGCGTGTTGAGTCAAACTCGATACGAGCGAAGCTGTCTTGCTCCCACACTTCCATCGCTTGATACGGTGCAGCACGTCTTTGTTCAATGCCTTGCCAAGCACCTAAATTACGCAGAATCGATTCGCTCGAACGACTCAGAGCCGACACTCGAACATCCGGCAATTCGTTCAGGCCTTCGCTAGGTGCTTTGCCCTCAATCACGGCAATTCTTAGGTCACTGTCTTTCAATGCCGCCGCGAGCGCTAAGCCAACCATACCACCACCAACAATCGCGATATCAACACTTTGCATCATTATTTATCTACCTTATCTTTCTACTAGGCCAAGCGTATGACGCAAAAGTGGACCTTTAAGTGGTGGAAGGTTATCCATGACAGCTAACCCCAGATTACGCCCGATACGAGCGGTTAAAAATTCGTTTGAGAACAGATGAACGAGGCTCGATGTCAGCGTGATCGTTGCGCCTCTATCTTGTTCTCTACGATTTCTAAAGTTAACAAGACCAGTGTAACGACCCACATCATCCAACTGACGGCACAGCTCTTCAGCCAAAGAGGCCACATCACGAATGCCAAGGTTAAAGCCTTGACCCGCAATGGGATGGAGTGTTTGTGCTGCATTGCCAACAATGGCGAATCGATGTGACACGTTCTGCTGTCGATGGCGAAGAAGCAGTGGGTAGCTAGCACGCTTACCAACCTTCTCTAATCGACCCAGTCGCCAACCAAAGTCGCACTGAAGCTGCTTAAGGAATTCGTCGTCGTTGAAAGCCATGACTTTATCGGCTTGGTCCGGCGGTATACACCAAACCAGAGACAAACGATTATCGCTCATCGGCAGTAGAGCAATTGGCCCATGATGAGTAAAACGCTCAAATGCGCGGCCTTGATGGGGTTCGCTCGCCACGATATTGGCAATCACAGCGACTTGTTCAAAGTCATGCTCACTCAATGGGATATTAAGTTGCTGACAACAGGTTGAGATTGCACCGTCGGCCGCAACCAATAACTTAGCCGTAATGGTTTGCCCACTATTGAGGTCGACAGTCGTCAGTGATTCACTGCGATCGATTTTCGCTACTGAATCAGGACACAACATCGTAATTGCCGCTTCTGATTCCAGCTTCTGCTGATAAACTCGACCAACATCCGCTAACTCGACCACATAGCCAAGTGCATCTACAGCCAGTTTTTCACTGTAGATATCTGTCATTCCGGCATGGCCTCTATCCGATACATGGATATCTTTAATCGGAGAAGCCAAGGAAGCGATAGATTGCCACAAGCGCAATGAATCGAGAATCTGTACCGTGCCATAAGACAAAGCAATCGAACGAGAATCAAACCCTGGGTGAGCTTGATGATCAACCTGATAAGGTTCAACAACCGCAATCGATAGCGAACCTTGGCTTAGGTGATTCAGAGCAAGGGCCAGAGTAGCCCCCGCCATTGCCCCACCCGCAATTACAACATCATACTGAGCCATCATAACCTCAAATCGACAAACGATTAGTGAATGGTTGGCGCCGCATCTTCAGATGGGCGTGCACCAAATTCAGCATGAATCGTTAGTGCACACGCTTTTACGTGCTCAATAACGTGCTCTAGAAGTTGCGCTTGCTCTTCGAGATCATCTTCCTCGTCAATGCCTAGCTTCGCCATCTCTTCAAGATCCGCCAACGCTTCTTTAGCGCCATCAGACGCTTTGTTTAATTGAGCGCCAACAAGACCCAAGCCAGAAATAAAATGATTAATCCAATCAGACACGCCGTCAGCCAGATCAAAAATGCTCGCGCTTGCGTCCTCATCCGGTAATAGCATAGACAGCTCCATGCCTGAACCTGTAATTTCGCTGGTTGTTACTTTCAGTGTTGCTTCCGCTAAGGTTAACGCGCGATCTGGCCAGCCCATACCTTCGTTGGTGTAATCGAAGATCAATGGTTGCCAGCTTTTATCTGCAAGGTTTAAGCCTCCGCTTAACATACCCGTTAATAAACCGTGCATCTCAGCAGGGGTAACGGCTAGACTTGCCGATTGAAGTTCAGTCGCAACCGTTAGGTAGTCAGGTAAAGTAGTTTCGCTCATCAGATAGCTCGCTCAGTTATTCTTTATATCGATAGTATAATCGTACCACTTCACCCCAATTCTGGTAAGCGTCGATCCCCAGCAATTGAAGGATGACTGACTAGCAATTGTTCAATTTGCTGAATTACTGTGTGCTCAAGCTCTCATTTACAAACAGTCACTCTGAAAAGCTTGAATCTTAATAGCGGTTTACCTATAGTTTCTCCCTCAGAGGAGATTGCTTCCTCATCGGTA is a genomic window containing:
- a CDS encoding YecA family protein, which produces MSETTLPDYLTVATELQSASLAVTPAEMHGLLTGMLSGGLNLADKSWQPLIFDYTNEGMGWPDRALTLAEATLKVTTSEITGSGMELSMLLPDEDASASIFDLADGVSDWINHFISGLGLVGAQLNKASDGAKEALADLEEMAKLGIDEEDDLEEQAQLLEHVIEHVKACALTIHAEFGARPSEDAAPTIH
- a CDS encoding aminoacyl-tRNA deacylase, with the protein product METPITQWLDQQQVNYRLLIQSKPTTSIEETAQERGIDTSQMVKCILLKDMGNQYALACTAGNRSVDPKKVRSILNCRRMTSVSLDDVEAITGFKVGCVGPLVLKRHMPIIFDPSIPNNSTVTISSGDRRAGVAMELNDLMALCVPIVADISR
- a CDS encoding DUF1107 domain-containing protein; this encodes MRLFKRYTPSMIAKHVSRLFKGRIYIYGVGKFEFDNGKLVLPDRAEKRHFQTVKEINSEIMKLRCAYA
- the rpoE gene encoding RNA polymerase sigma factor RpoE, which translates into the protein MNEQLTDQVLIERVQSGDKQAFNLLVVKYQNKVCNLISRYVNNSGDVPDVAQEAFIKAYRAIPNFRGESAFYTWLYRIAVNTAKNHIVAQGRRPPATDVDAEDAEYYETGSALKEISNPENLTLSKELKQVVFGAIEALPEDLKTAMTLRELEGLSYEEIAEVMDCPVGTVRSRIFRAREAVEKKIKPLLQR
- a CDS encoding succinate dehydrogenase assembly factor 2 produces the protein MYTAEQKARIKWGCRRGMLELDVVIMPFFEECFDSLQEQEQREFVSLLECDDPDLFTWVMGHGRSENLGHASMVDKIVAHNLSKVR
- the ubiH gene encoding 2-octaprenyl-6-methoxyphenyl hydroxylase; this encodes MAQYDVVIAGGAMAGATLALALNHLSQGSLSIAVVEPYQVDHQAHPGFDSRSIALSYGTVQILDSLRLWQSIASLASPIKDIHVSDRGHAGMTDIYSEKLAVDALGYVVELADVGRVYQQKLESEAAITMLCPDSVAKIDRSESLTTVDLNSGQTITAKLLVAADGAISTCCQQLNIPLSEHDFEQVAVIANIVASEPHQGRAFERFTHHGPIALLPMSDNRLSLVWCIPPDQADKVMAFNDDEFLKQLQCDFGWRLGRLEKVGKRASYPLLLRHRQQNVSHRFAIVGNAAQTLHPIAGQGFNLGIRDVASLAEELCRQLDDVGRYTGLVNFRNRREQDRGATITLTSSLVHLFSNEFLTARIGRNLGLAVMDNLPPLKGPLLRHTLGLVER
- the ygfZ gene encoding tRNA-modifying protein YgfZ, which translates into the protein MDWKNTFQPLAHTQNDSLPELMMTHVSDWSAITMVGDDKKSYLQGQITCDVVTLPSDKSTLGAHCDAKGKVWSIFRLFHHNGGYALMQPKSAIEIELVEIKKYAVFSKVDIEQTSDVVIGVMGTSANQYIDSISESQGNVRVISGGTAVLISDNRWALLVTEEAAEALVSSSTAEKVSEALWQYHEILDAQPNLSKAEQNEHIPQALNLHALGGISFSKGCYTGQETVARAKYRGMNKREMRIVSGTTADVLSLESPIELERSVGENWRSAGRLLNVYQFSDNQAIGLMVLPNNLDDDVQLRLTAQPDQTWNILPLPYSLDDE
- the nadB gene encoding L-aspartate oxidase — encoded protein: MNANREHQCDVLVVGSGAAGLSLALRVAEHAKVIVLSKGPRSEGSTYYAQGGIAAVFDESDSIESHVEDTQIAGAGLCEEDTVQFIAENAKECVQWLIDGGVPFDKDENSTEGQPKYHLTREGGHSHRRILHAADATGMAMQTSLQDNVNNHPNIEIFERHNALDLITEDKIGGSKDKVIGAYIWNRNQEHVETVRAKFVVLATGGASKVYQYTSNPDVSSGDGIAIAWRAGCRVANLEFNQFHPTCLFHPEARNFLLTEALRGEGAYLRRPDGSRFMKDFDERGELAPRDVVARAIDFEMKRLGADCMYVDISHKPEEFITTHFPMIHTRLMDLGIDMTKEAIPIVPAAHYTCGGVMVNKQGQTDLANLYAIGEVSYTGLHGANRMASNSLLECVVYAWAAAKDIVENIDQSQLCAELPAWDESQVTNSDEEVIIQHNWHELRLFMWDYMGIVRTDKRLERALRRIQMLQQETHEYYSYFRVSNNLLELRNLLQVAELMVRCAMQRKESRGLHYTLDYPELAKDSGPTILTPEKTQS
- a CDS encoding FAD-dependent 2-octaprenylphenol hydroxylase, with protein sequence MMQSVDIAIVGGGMVGLALAAALKDSDLRIAVIEGKAPSEGLNELPDVRVSALSRSSESILRNLGAWQGIEQRRAAPYQAMEVWEQDSFARIEFDSTRLAQPNLGHIVENRVIQLALLDQVKKQENVSLYMPATCKTMAIGESEAWLTLDNGQALTAKLVVGADGANSWVRKQQDIPLTHWDYGHSAIVANIKTTEPHHSVARQIFTPQGPLAFLPMQPGNMSSIVWSTEPNRAENLVSMSDAEFNKQLTAEFDSKLGLCEVVGDRFAFPLRMRYARDFAVDRVALVGDAAHTIHPLAGQGVNLGLLDAASLAQELLKLWAAGEDIGTKRNLRSYERWRKAEAAKMIASMQGFKDLFEGDNPAKKLIRGIGMKLAGQLPGAKDEIMKRALGLSGNLPELAKRPVTHR
- a CDS encoding protein YgfX gives rise to the protein MIKLSHITSARFVKLQLNPSYSALFAKGTIFGCLLFFIVLSSIPLVISLYCLPLIINLFRTNNVILNSAYGHFDYKDDGEIKLNDQGYKLKSVDKVWAQFFVKLQFECGHSVLLWRDSCREREYRHLLAHLQRER